The following proteins come from a genomic window of Trifolium pratense cultivar HEN17-A07 linkage group LG4, ARS_RC_1.1, whole genome shotgun sequence:
- the LOC123881541 gene encoding putative F-box/FBD/LRR-repeat protein At4g03220, which yields METRSAKRKKIAQILQENEAKLKLSSIDRISDLPDHVIHHILLLLPIKCVAQMSVLSKRWKFLWITFPDLDFTTLNPFPLISTKNYKKVSKFEKLRYPLSSQNMDFITQVLSIRNAKNKDIRALCFRACLSFSRLNNLVRNAIRHNVRELDIEVDTEVDTDDFFNFPRCVISSESLKVLKLKSGFRLPPSSIMRNGFQSLHTLSLSLVILYNQPSLSDLFSESSFPLLRNLHLDMCFGLIHLRVGCRALEDLNLERCYHLQGLDVCGAKIERMRVTSCFDAYCNKTWVRMNVPKLEKLIWKFNAVTDVTVFENSNLLHEASIGFFMLKEGKVNMGRLQSANDFFSGLSHVRSLALESQTIEILSKYNIIIQPFYNLKSLELHTGLKKRNVQALAFLFRCSPTLHTLILEIINDYKIERKQWNRDLWSITSTEEEQYWESQIPSLKSFLQHLKVVKIQGFLDCANEVTLAKFLLKHGKALEEMIVCSGYSNRRDSLRRQNIRSQMMGFSWASSNAKVEFQ from the exons ATGGAAACAAGATCAGCAAAACGTAAGAAAATAGCTCAAATTTTACAAGAAAATGAAGCCAAATTGAAACTATCATCAATAGATAGAATCAGTGATTTACCTGATCATGTTATTCATCATATCCTTCTTTTACTTCCAATTAAATGTGTTGCACAAATGAGTGTTCTTTCTAAGAGATGGAAATTTCTTTGGATTACTTTTCCTGATCTTGATTTTACAACCCTTAATCCATTTCCACTTATTTCtaccaaaaattataaaaaagtttccaaatttgaaaaattaagatACCCTTTATCTTCACAAAATATGGATTTCATCACTCAAGTGCTTTCTATTCGCAACGCGAAGAATAAAGACATTAGGGCTCTTTGTTTTCGCGCTTGTTTGAGTTTTTCGCGTTTAAATAATTTAGTTCGTAATGCTATTAGGCATAATGTTAGAGAACTTGATATTGAAGTTGACACGGAAGTTGATACAGatgattttttcaattttcctaGATGTGTTATTAGTAGTGAATCTTTAAaagttttgaaattgaaatcggGTTTTCGTTTACCTCCATCATCGATTATGAGAAACGGGTTTCAATCTTTGCATACATTGTCGTTATCATTAGTTATTTTGTATAATCAGCCTTCTCTATCCGATCTATTTTCTGAGTCGTCTTTTCCTCTTTTGAGAAATTTGCATCTTGATATGTGTTTCGGATTAATACATCTTCGTGTTGGTTGTCGCGCTCTCGAAGATTTGAACTTGGAAAGATGTTATCACTTACAAGGTTTGGATGTATGTGGTGCGAAAATTGAAAGAATGAGAGTAACAAGTTGTTTTGATGCATATTGTAACAAGACTTGGGTGAGAATGAATGTGCCAAAGCTCGAAAAATTGATTTGGAAATTTAATGCTGTGACTGATGTTACTGTTTTTGAGAATTCAAATTTGTTGCATGAGGCTTCCATTGGTTTCTTTATGTTGAAGGAAGGTAAAGTTAATATGGGTAGGCTTCAAAGTGCTAACGACTTCTTCTCTGGATTGTCTCATGTTCGATCCTTAGCTCTTGAAAGCCAGACTATCGAG ATTCTATCAAAGTATAACATTATTATTCAGCCATTTTATAATCTTAAATCATTAGAGTTGCATACTGGTTTGAAGAAAAGAAATGTTCAAGCATTAGCATTCCTATTCAGATGCTCTCCTACCCTCCACACATTGATTCTGGAGATCATTAATGATTACAAGATTGAAAGAAAA CAATGGAATAGGGACTTATGGAGCATAACTAGCACAGAAGAGGAGCAATATTGGGAATCACAAATTCCAAGTTTGAAATCTTTTCTACAACACTTAAAAGTGGTGAAAATTCAAGGCTTTCTTGATTGTGCAAATGAAGTTACATTAGCTAAGTTTCTTCTGAAGCATGGAAAAGCTTTGGAAGAAATGATAGTGTGCTCAGGGTATTCAAATAGAAGAGATTCTTTGAGGAGACAAAACATAAGGTCACAAATGATGGGATTTTCTTGGGCTTCTTCAAATGCTAAAGTGGAGTTTCAGTAG